The following is a genomic window from Engystomops pustulosus chromosome 11, aEngPut4.maternal, whole genome shotgun sequence.
CAAAGTGCTCAAGATGCTGACAGCTCGCAGCGGACACATCCTGCACCCCGAgtacctgcagcccctgccctccacccCGGTCAGCCCCATCGAGGTAAGAAGCCCTGCCTGATGCTACTGTGTGCATGGCCCCGGTGCTACCATCATCTGTGCCAGTGTCCCGACTACATGGAGGCTGCAGGATGCTATAGGGCGGGTCACCCCCTGTACACCCCCGGCTGCTGAGCCCCGCCAAATACGTGTAATATACTAGAATATACCTAAAAATGAGCAATCTACCACATCTTCTGCATCCTCCAGTCTATTCCATTATCTTCACCATCTTCTCAGCGGGTCACCAATAAATcactattattatttatcattgATATTGTAATATCACCGTCACATGTGCGTATTTATTAAAGTCACTCTTATTACATCAGATGTATTATAATTATTACATCACCATCagatgtattataatattactacATCGCCACCagatttattataatattattacttCGCCACCAGATGTATTGTTATTTTGTATTAGTAGatatgtgtattgtgtgtattagtagatgtgtgtattgtgtgtattagTAGATGTGTGTATTAGTGCTTTGGACTATTATTGATGTTACTATTTACGTCCAGAGATTCCCTGTTATCCTGTAGATCTATAGATGGAATATAATCCAGACATAATCTCTAGTTCCGGGAAGGTCATGGCAGACAGGGCCCCCCCTCTAGTCGTTTTGCGGGTACATTAGGTCGGGCAGCAGGTGCAGTGTGGGTGCCCGGCTCCGGGTCATGTCGGTGCAATGTCTGTCTGGGTTTTGTGGTTCTGATTGAGCTGATGAGATGATCTCTGTGTGTGTGGGATTATCCGGGTGATGACAAGGGGGTTGTCTATGTCACTAGACTTATTATTGGGGCTTCACCTAATCACCCTATTATTGGGGGAGTCtaattcctctctctctctccccccacaGCTGGACGCCAAAAAGAGCCCCCTCGCCCTCCTGGCCCAGACCTGCTCCCAGATCGGGAAGCCGGACCCCACACCCTCCAAGCTGTCGTCGGTGAGCGGCTCCTCTGCGTCGGCCGACAAGGAGGCCAAGTCGGGCCCGCTGAAGCTCAGTGACATCGGCGCCGAGGACAAGTCCAGCTTCAAGCCTTACTCCAAGCCCCCGGAGAAGAAGGAGGCCGCGTCCGGCGACAAGTCGGGGTTCCGAGTGCCCAGCGCCGCGTGCCCTCCCTTCACCCCCAGGACTGGCAGCCCCGGCTCTCCCCGCACCCCGCCGCCCGCCTCCGACTGCAAGGGCTCCGGGGAGAGCGGCGACAAGAAGGAGGGCGAGCAGTGCGCCAAGAGCGGCGCGGCGGAGCACGGGAGGCTGAGCGCGGAGCTGCCCCCGGTACACCCGGAGCCCGGCTGTAAGAGCCTGTCCGCCGCCCCCTCGCCCACCccggtgtcctcctcctccagctcctcggGCTCCGTGCTGGGCTCCGGCCTGGTGGCCCCGGTCTCCCCGTACAAGCCCGGACACACGGTGTTCCCCCTGCCCCCGGCCGGCATGTCCTACCCGGGGGCGCTGAGTGGAGCCTACGCCGGCTACCCCCCGCAGTTCCTGGCTCATGGAGTTTCTCTGGACCCCAGTAAGGGCGGCTCTTTGGTGGGGGCGCAGCTGGGCAGCTTGGGGTGTTCCAGCAAGTCTGCCGCCTCCAGCCCCCTGACCGGGGCATCGCCCCCCTCCGTCATGACCGCCAGCCTGTGCAGAGACCCCTACTGCCTGAGCTACCACTGCACCTCCCAGCTGGGCGCCGGGGCCCCCTGCAGCCACGACCTCAAAGCCGGATACCCGCTGGTGTACCCCAGCCACGCCCTGCACGGGGTGTCCCCGCCATCTCTGCCCGGGCACCCGCTCTACCCCTACGGCTTCATGCTGCCCAACgaccccctgccccatgtctgtaACTGGGTCTCGGCCACTGGTCCTTGTGACAAGCGCTTCTCCACCTCCGAGGAGCTGCTGGGCCACCTGCGGACACACACCGCCTTCCCCGGAGCAGCGGACAAGTTATTACCGGGTTACCCGAGCTCCTCGTCCCTGGCAGCGGCTGCCATGGCCTGCCACATGCACATGCCCGGGGCAGGAGCCTCCCACAGTCCCCTGACTCTCCgcagcccccaccaccaccacctgggACTAAGCAGCAGCCGCTACCACCCGTACTCCAAGAGCCCCCTGCCGTCAGGGGGGGCCCCGGTGCCGGTGCCGGCGGCCTCAGGACACTACTACTCCCCATATGCACTGTACGGCCAGAGACTTACCACAGCATCGGCTCTAGGATACCAGTGACCGGCGCCAGGGGGCGCCACCTCCGGGACATTACAGACAGACATTAtggattttttgttattttctaaTGAAAGAAACAAAACCCTAGATTTTGGTGTTCACCCGAGGACTGGATCCATGGACACTTATTTATTTATGTTAGCTCCAAGCAGGACGCCTCATAAAGTGCATTTCTGGATGGGTAAAGTGACAATTCCTCCCCCCCATGTAGAGTAATAAAGGCCAGGGACACAGTAAGGCATCATCCTCTCTATATGTTACTTCTAAGAATGACTGATCTTCTTCTACTGTATCTTATTTAATGTCCCCTCCAGAATCTTCTTCCATCAAGTGCATGTTTCTTACTAAACAGCCAGCAGTTTGTCACCATCTCCAGTTGCAGTTATTTTTaaggtgtaaacaaaaaaaaaaaaagaaacaaattggtatttttttgtatgtattctgagaaaaaaaatcaaaaacaaattttattgcaaaaaaaaaattccctaacTTGCCTTATTTTGTTCTGTTATTTCCACCCTCCAGCGGTCATTCTGCATCTTGTACCAAACTCACAGTGTATTGCTTTCCAATATTAAAAAAGAACATTATATTTGCTTTATCTACGGCTCAGTCTTTATTTTCTATGCTCCTGAGCGTTTAGTATCTAGAATTGTATCGTCTGCACGGGGGCAAATTGTTAGGTCAGAAAAATCTTTATAATTTGTAAAATGATAATCCAGACGCCTCAAATAAGGAAATTAAGTAGGTTTCACATATCTTTGCATAGCAAACTAAAAACAAACGGGGTCTTTCTGTATATACTTCTACTTTTCACCACCGATAGTTATCATTCCTGATATTGTATAAAATAAGAATAATTCAAAACGAAATCCATAACGACTCGTGTGAATTTAATCTAACACggattttattttgtataaattgCATTATTTAGTTTTGCTTTCCCAATAGAGTAGTTATGTAATCTGGAGCTGAAAGGGCACATGTAACAAAATATAAATTgagataatgataataataataatgtataaataataGATTGATTAATTTACTATAGTTTAGAAATTTATTACAcaataaaccaaaaaataaaaacctattaATTTGTAAACGGTAGGAATGTGAAGGCTTTTGTAACCAAAGCTGGATATTTGGTTTTAACTTTGTTATATAATTGTGGTCATTGATAATGTAGGTGTCCAAATGCATAATTTAAACTGCAAGGCAGGAATACACAGATtgcctgcatataatataatctgTGTACACCTATATTGTAACATTCAACCAAAACAGAAGGGAGAACCTGTGCTATATCCTATAAATAATGGATACTTATAATATAACATCTATTCTAAAATCTGATATGCACGTGACCTGCATGATACATTATTACAATGCATCTGTGAATGTTAGGACACAGTTTGAGATTGTTTGTAGCTGTTTCCTTACGAGTTTCATCCCTGATCACAATGATCCAGGGAAGTGACAACTATTTCCTGTTATTAGGGTGTTTTTGTACAGAGAGGATATCGTTCTCATGTATATCTTACTGTTAGCATTATGGATTATAGAGATACGTACACGGGTAGCATTGCCAGGCATTGCTCATGTTGTATACATGCTGGAAATGTTGGGCAGGTAAAGCCGCAGGGCACACGGAATAGCAAATAAGGGGTAGATAAATATGACAAAATATTTTAATGTCCCTGTACACTGTCCATGGATAGAACAGGGGAGAGGCAGGGCGCAGGGGCCTCCACATATCACGGGATTCCCCCCTAACTATGCTGCTTCCTTCACTCACATCAATATCAAAACTTCTATGAATCCGATTAATATAATATTCTTCAAGCCAATCGATAAAAGAAAAACCTCTAGGGCAGTCCAGAAGAGACAGGGAATGTGGGCAGCAGCCATAAGGTATGGTAACCAAACCCACACTAGACAATGCATCCAAATAAATCATCTCCAGCAGACAGAAGACAATCAAAACTTGTTGCTATTCTATTTAACCATTTCACAGCATGTATTCAGTGAGCACTGGAGGCgttggagtaaaaaaaaattatcataataATAGGAAGGATTCTATATAGCAAAACAATATGATTTATAAAAGCAATGGCAGCATTGCACAAAATCTATATagtctgtatatacacacacagtcctgtaaaataagaaaagaaaaaaaaaaaacacacccgaAAATCGATTAAAAACTTTGTGTCCTGCATTGACAAGTCTGTAGACGTGATTGTAAACTGAAGATGCTACTATATAATAAGAACTTTTACTATGATAATAAATCTACAGGATGTCAGAGAACCAAAACCAGAACAGTTGGATGCGTACACAGGATCAATTAATCCAACAAATTTTTTATTGATACATCAAGAGACAATATATatcaaaaggacaaaaaaaaggttaaaaacacttaaaaatacacccTATAGATGTATGAAAGCTACcaaggatttattgtacagtgtAATGGCAATTTATGTAGATAGAAAACATTGATATTTGGAGGGATAAGAAAGACCAAAGAAACGACATTTTGGGGGGTAAAGTTAGGTGCGGCtattacaggagcacaaacatacattatctatctatctatctatctatctatctatctatctatctatctatctatctatccatctatctatacagaattctatataatatcTGATAACTACACTGACATATTTTATGCTACTTGTAAGCAAAGCAGCTGAGACTCTACAGACGagcaatgtatcagcccttcTATAGAATACCAAATATTTtgcataatataatttttttttttttcaccctgaGACAAATCGAATTGTGTTGGAATCTTTTAAACTGTCTCCTTCATCCTGACAAGATGACTTAAAGATAAGCTGACAATTCTGTCACAAATCTTCAGTGTCAAATAAAAGCGCAAATTAATGATCACAATGAAATGAATGGACGCCTACAGGAACCTGCGAGTGCAAATACTTGAAAGAGTCTTAAATGGAATGCAATTATATACACGTCCCACTTCCCTGCTCATCAACTCCTTTCatttagtttttgtgttttttttcttttcttttaccatagcattttttttctacaaaatctATTGATTTGTAgagaataaagagaaaaaaaaacaacaaaataagaCAATGCTATTGCTGTCACTGGATGTTTACGAACTAAAAAATGTCATATAATGTATCCCAAATCTTGAACACCCAAAACCACAAACacatataccaaattctatagcGAAAACAGTTTTCACATATTTTAAAAGTGTGTTGTGTTCATCAGCAAAGTCTTCAAGACTTCACTTTGTTGCCACTAGGCGTCGCCACTAAACTCACCTTCTCCAAGGCTCATTTACTGACATTGTATCTAGTTGCGAATCTGAAGATCGATTGAAGCTTAAAATCTGCCCTtgattggaaaaaaaataagacGATACAATATTAATAGCAATTACATGAATTCTAAGTAAAAGCCCCATACTGTGTGGGcataaaaagtttttattttatctgAGATTTTTATGATAGATAGTGAAAGATAGGGGTGTAAAACAGTATTGGAGAGTCTGCACAATAATAAAAGTTTCATGACCTCTCAATGAttgactttatttattttattactgaTATTGATAGGCGATATCTCTTCTCCAGGCTTTGCTTGGTAATTCCACTCCAATTCATTTTTTTCTAGAGTTGGAAACAATCTCTGATCTATAACAAGGAAAGTGTCTTCAGATAAATATATTTAGACAGATAAAAGGAGATGATGTGTTTGTTTCCAGAAAAGACAGGCTTTATCTGGCATGTAATTCCAAACCCTATGAACATCCATATAAATTGCAAGCGAAGAAAACAATCGTCTCCAGTGCGTATTAGGATGGGTGATCTTATCGGAGCTTCTGGGTGACAAATTCAGACTGCTGGAATTGTTAGTTTATCCAAAACTAAATCTTGTGTTTTACAGGAATAATTCTTCAGATctgaaaaaaaaccctgtaaaatCCAATCCTGAAATATGTTATCTAGGACCATTTTTAAACTCCCTCTTCTATGGCCTTGGATAGGGTTGTAACAATAGTCCTATCATCTAGAATTAGGATAAGCAACACATGGTCTGATTCCTAAGAGCAATGTCATTTTCTGGTCAGTTCCagagcgtatatatatatatatatatatatatatatatatatatatatatatattatatattacacatacacatacatatataatacacatatgTATTTTCAATGTATATATTCCATGGATTTTCCTGCTTACTTGCTGCATACCACGAAGCAAATGTACAAA
Proteins encoded in this region:
- the ZNF503 gene encoding zinc finger protein 503, which encodes MICSPLATASPISRESGDSAGTRSGSAPTGAYVHPVPPSDPLRQAGRLPIKVLKMLTARSGHILHPEYLQPLPSTPVSPIELDAKKSPLALLAQTCSQIGKPDPTPSKLSSVSGSSASADKEAKSGPLKLSDIGAEDKSSFKPYSKPPEKKEAASGDKSGFRVPSAACPPFTPRTGSPGSPRTPPPASDCKGSGESGDKKEGEQCAKSGAAEHGRLSAELPPVHPEPGCKSLSAAPSPTPVSSSSSSSGSVLGSGLVAPVSPYKPGHTVFPLPPAGMSYPGALSGAYAGYPPQFLAHGVSLDPSKGGSLVGAQLGSLGCSSKSAASSPLTGASPPSVMTASLCRDPYCLSYHCTSQLGAGAPCSHDLKAGYPLVYPSHALHGVSPPSLPGHPLYPYGFMLPNDPLPHVCNWVSATGPCDKRFSTSEELLGHLRTHTAFPGAADKLLPGYPSSSSLAAAAMACHMHMPGAGASHSPLTLRSPHHHHLGLSSSRYHPYSKSPLPSGGAPVPVPAASGHYYSPYALYGQRLTTASALGYQ